From a single Plutella xylostella chromosome 5, ilPluXylo3.1, whole genome shotgun sequence genomic region:
- the LOC105396796 gene encoding cytochrome b-c1 complex subunit 7, translating to MALRLTASLWNKSALQKWAYNLAGFNKYGLCRDDLLHENEDVKEALRRLPEHVIDERNFRIVRAMQLSLQKTILPKEEWTKLEEDQLYLTPIVEQVKKERTERENWEKEY from the exons ATGGCTCTCAGATTGACTGCTTCCCTCTGGAACAAAAGTG CTCTGCAGAAATGGGCTTACAATCTTGCaggatttaataaatatg GTCTATGCCGCGACGACCTGCTCCATGAGAACGAGGATGTGAAGGAGGCTCTCCGCCGGCTGCCCGAGCATGTGATCGACGAGCGCAACTTCCGCATCGTGCGCGCCATGCAGCTGTCCCTCCAGAAGACCATCCTGCCCAAGGAGGAGTGGACCAAGCTGGAGGAGGACCAGCTCTACCTGACCCCCATCGTCGAGCAGGTCAAGAAGGAACGCACGGAACGCGAGAACTGGGAGAAGGAGTACTAA
- the LOC105396806 gene encoding uncharacterized protein LOC105396806, giving the protein MPSDCRDCLGIRYRINSLHQTWKWLHQTIALHEYLISLSSADTDACACARAAN; this is encoded by the coding sequence ATGCCAAGTGACTGTCGAGACTGTTTGGGGATTCGTTATCGAATTAACAGCCTGCACCAAACGTGGAAGTGGCTGCACCAGACCATCGCTCTGCACGAGTACCTCATCTCCCTCTCCTCGGCTGATACTGACGCCTGcgcctgcgcccgcgccgccaaCTAG
- the LOC105396775 gene encoding gamma-glutamylcyclotransferase — MNKLVHLFILFVLSVVVKSKVINNDRFYYFAYGSNLLARRLHIQNPSAFFISPAKLKDHRLDFNMYTKTWRGAAATIVPDHGSVVWGALWTIESSFLKHLDDQEGVDSGWYFPKFVNVTVPGGAVVEARTYQETVNPPKVDPENIPLERRPSNTYMQVIIDGAIQCGLPPHYIQYLYTFPTNGRVAARKMLEQLGYLHYAENAENNYTHL, encoded by the exons atgaataaattagttcatttatttattttgttcgtGTTAAGTGTGGTAGTTAAATCAAAGGTGATAAACAATGatcgattttattattttgcttaCGGAAGCAACTTATTAGCGCGAAGACTGCACATTCAAAACCCAAGTGCTTTTTTCATCAGCCCTGCTAAGTTAAAG GATCACAGGCTGGACTTCAACATGTACACGAAGACGTGGCGCGGCGCCGCGGCCACCATCGTGCCGGACCACGGCAGCGTCGTGTGGGGCGCGTTGTGGACCATAGAGTCCTCCTTCCTCAAGCATCTCGACGA TCAAGAAGGGGTCGATTCTGGATGGTATTTCCCCAAGTTCGTGAACGTGACGGTGCCGGGCGGCGCGGTGGTGGAGGCGCGCACCTACCAGGAGACCGTCAACCCGCCCAAGGTGGACCCTGAGAATATACCCCTCGAGCGACGACCCTCCAACACTTACATGCAG GTGATAATAGACGGTGCGATCCAGTGTGGGCTGCCGCCGCACTACATCCAGTACCTTTATACCTTCCCCACCAACGGCAGGGTGGCAGCCCGGAAGATGCTGGAACAACTCGGCTACCTGCATTATGCGGAAAACGCGGAAAACAACTACACCcatttataa
- the LOC105396817 gene encoding lipoyltransferase 1, mitochondrial isoform X2, which yields MAQTMMRKMAVSGACVFVGLTRRSSSRALVAGAKNLSSQKKEPRVLPAEGEVTKSVFMSQSTDIYSNLALEDWMYRNMDFSNHHVMMVWRNDPCVVVGKHQNPWMEANVPLLAEREIALARRSSGGGTVYHDRGNLNITFFTPRERYNRKYNLELVKRALFRSFNIKSIINEREDLLVRDKYKVSGTAAKLGRLTAYHHCTLLVNANKADLSKALAKRETNATASTRSPVANLGDLNNQVTVEGLQTAVGYEFLRTPALQLDDGGEDQIAKQRGFQFVNPTDQWFPGLAEVRNELQSWDWCFGKTPIFTVSRAFPVPAELLAPSRSYGATQELIINMTVDKGLIDDVTLSIPPGLVASGFHGEAEVVTQLRGKRFTAEALAALQQALLTRHHRPERKLDDTEQFVAKCFDQVVNTV from the exons ATGGCTCAAACCATGATGCGGAAAATGGCTGTGAGCGGCGCGTGTGTGTTTGTCGGGCTCACAAGAAGAAGCAGCTCCCGTGCACTGGTTGCCGGAGCCAAGAACTTGTCTAGTCAGAAGAAGGAGCCACGTGTGCTGCCGGCGGAGGGGGAGGTCACCAAGTCTGTGTTCATGTCGCAGTCCACTGACATCTACAGCAACCTGGCGCTGGAGGACTGGATGTACCGCAACATGGACTTCTCCAACCACCATGTCATGATGGTGTGGAGGAATGACCCGTGTGTAGTGGTTGGCAAGCACCAGAATCCTTGGATGGAAGCCAATGTGCCACTTCTggctgagagagagatagCTCTGGCCCGCCGTAGCAGCGGTGGTGGCACCGTGTACCACGACCGAGGCAATCTCAACATCACTTTCTTCACTCCTCGGGAGAGGTACAACAGGAAGTACAACCTGGAGCTTGTGAAGAGAGCTCTCTTCAGGAGCTTCAACATCAAATCTATCATCAATGAAAGAGAGGACCTTCTTGTGAGGGACAAATATAAG GTGTCTGGCACAGCAGCCAAGCTGGGTCGTCTCACGGCATACCATCACTGCACCCTTCTAGTCAACGCCAACAAGGCGGATCTCAGCAAGGCACTTGCTAAACGAGAG ACAAACGCGACTGCGTCCACGCGCTCCCCGGTGGCCAACCTCGGGGACCTCAACAACCAAGTGACGGTCGAGGGGCTGCAAACGGCCGTCGGCTACGAGTTCTTGAGGACCCCTGCCCTGCAACTCGACGACGGCGGTGAAGACCAGATCGCGAAGCAACGTGGGTTCCAGTTCGTCAACCCGACCGACCAGTGGTTCCCTG GTCTAGCGGAAGTCAGGAACGAGCTGCAGAGCTGGGACTGGTGTTTCGGCAAGACGCCGATATTCACCGTGAGCCGAGCGTTCCCCGTGCCGGCTGAGCTACTTGCACCTTCGCGGTCGTACGGAGCCACGCAGGAGCTGATCATCAACATGACCGTGGACAAGGGTCTGATCGACGACGTGACGCTGAGCATCCCGCCGGGGCTGGTGGCGTCGGGCTTCCACGGCGAGGCGGAGGTGGTGACGCAGCTGCGCGGGAAGCGCTTCACGGCTGAGGCGCTGGCGGCGCTGCAACAGGCGCTGCTCACGCGCCACCACCGCCCCGAGAGGAAGCTCGACGACACGGAACAGTTCGTCGCCAAGTGTTTCGACCAGGTTGTCAACACGGTCTAA
- the LOC105396786 gene encoding sorting nexin-17, whose protein sequence is MHFSIPDIKQFHDDNGLSYTGYNIYIDGFFHCTARYKQLLSLHEQLQASSGYVRLPPFPPKKLFLTGSQIEERRVLLEKYIQQVGQNPTLARSDQLIAFLFSAQQETHGVRMHEVDIEISLMNGYRIPLSVSSTDSSGALLDIACNYINLPKELTKYFSLFLFNWSCAKDGQPSIKKLEEYESPYISQKYVRPEDKIVLRKSYWDPCYDVDLMIDRVSLDLLYLQVIEEIDLGWIIAEPDTREILAGYEANKQKREYIELARTLRHYGRIPGGSALTDPIHVGLAAGAPCRVLVSLGAKELTLAAPAGREQRFKVTRMKGWRITTLHSVDKPPTNGSAALLEDAGRHYELSFEYLVGRERLQWITLRTEHATFISVCLQSIVEELMRQKGGLGPAAAAGGVHRGSLTYVRRDGSSHLVTPSSSSDTLSSVNGDSLTSGSSREIFSVQRLTEKFASVAFKPGRDCVENNAFEAIGDEEL, encoded by the exons ATGCATTTCTCCATACCTGACATAAAGCAGTTTCACGACGACAATGGATTGTCTTACACG GGCTACAACATATACATTGATGGGTTCTTCCACTGCACGGCTCGCTACAAGCAGCTGCTCAGTCTGCACGAGCAGCTGCAGGCCAGCAGCGGCTACGTGCGCCTGCCTCCATTCCCGccaaagaaattatttttaacaggCTCCCAGATTGAGGAGCGCAGAGTGTTACTTGAAAAGTACATTCAACAAG TTGGCCAAAATCCCACACTAGCTAGATCTGACCAGCTCATAGCATTCCTGTTCTCGGCACAACAAGAGACCCATGGGGTCCGAATGCATGAGGTAGACATTGAAATCTCACTCATGAATGGATACCGAATACCACTGTCCGTGTCCTCAACGGATTCATCAGGGGCCCTGTTAGATATAGCTTGTAATTACATTAACTTACCAAAAGAACTGACAAAATACTTTTCCCTATTCTTATTTAATTGGAGCTGTGCTAAAGACGGGCAGCCGTCAATAAAGAAACTCGAAGAATATGAATCTCCATACATATCACAGAAATATGTGAGGCCAGAAGACAAAATTGTTTTAAGAAAGAG TTACTGGGATCCCTGCTATGACGTTGACCTGATGATAGACCGGGTGTCCCTGGACCTCCTCTACTTGCAAGTGATTGAAGAGATCGACCTTGGATGGATCATTGCCGAACCCGACACCCGAGAGATTCTAGCAGGATATGAGGCTAATAAACAGAAAAGAGAG TACATCGAGCTAGCGCGAACACTCCGCCACTACGGGCGCATCCCGGGCGGCTCTGCTCTCACCGACCCTATCCACGTGGGTCTAGCCGCGGGGGCGCCGTGCCGCGTGCTCGTGTCGCTCGGAGCCAAGGAGCTGACCCTGGCCGCGCCGGCTGGGAGGGAGCAGCGGTTCAAGGTCACCCGGATGAAGGGGTGGAGAATTACAACGTTGCATAGT GTGGACAAGCCCCCCACCAACGGCTCGGCGGCCCTGCTCGAGGACGCGGGGCGCCACTACGAGCTGTCCTTCGAGTATCTGGTGGGCCGCGAGCGCCTGCAGTGGATCACGCTCCGGACCGAACACGCCACGTTTATCAGTGTTTGTTTGCAG TCAATAGTAGAGGAGCTGATGCGGCAGAAGGGCGGGCTgggcccggcggcggcggcgggcggggtCCATCGAGGCAGCCTCACGTACGTGCGTCGCGACGGCTCCAGCCACCTCGTCACGCCGTCTTCGTCTAGTGACACGCTTAGCTCTGTG AACGGCGACTCGCTAACATCAGGCAGTTCGCGCGAGATATTCTCCGTTCAGCGGCTGACGGAGAAGTTCGCGTCAGTCGCGTTCAAGCCGGGCCGGGACTGCGTCGAGAACAACGCCTTCGAGGCCATCGGCGACGAGGAACTGTAG
- the LOC105396817 gene encoding lipoyltransferase 1, mitochondrial isoform X1 has translation MAQTMMRKMAVSGACVFVGLTRRSSSRALVAGAKNLSSQKKEPRVLPAEGEVTKSVFMSQSTDIYSNLALEDWMYRNMDFSNHHVMMVWRNDPCVVVGKHQNPWMEANVPLLAEREIALARRSSGGGTVYHDRGNLNITFFTPRERYNRKYNLELVKRALFRSFNIKSIINEREDLLVRDKYKVSGTAAKLGRLTAYHHCTLLVNANKADLSKALAKREHGIQTNATASTRSPVANLGDLNNQVTVEGLQTAVGYEFLRTPALQLDDGGEDQIAKQRGFQFVNPTDQWFPGLAEVRNELQSWDWCFGKTPIFTVSRAFPVPAELLAPSRSYGATQELIINMTVDKGLIDDVTLSIPPGLVASGFHGEAEVVTQLRGKRFTAEALAALQQALLTRHHRPERKLDDTEQFVAKCFDQVVNTV, from the exons ATGGCTCAAACCATGATGCGGAAAATGGCTGTGAGCGGCGCGTGTGTGTTTGTCGGGCTCACAAGAAGAAGCAGCTCCCGTGCACTGGTTGCCGGAGCCAAGAACTTGTCTAGTCAGAAGAAGGAGCCACGTGTGCTGCCGGCGGAGGGGGAGGTCACCAAGTCTGTGTTCATGTCGCAGTCCACTGACATCTACAGCAACCTGGCGCTGGAGGACTGGATGTACCGCAACATGGACTTCTCCAACCACCATGTCATGATGGTGTGGAGGAATGACCCGTGTGTAGTGGTTGGCAAGCACCAGAATCCTTGGATGGAAGCCAATGTGCCACTTCTggctgagagagagatagCTCTGGCCCGCCGTAGCAGCGGTGGTGGCACCGTGTACCACGACCGAGGCAATCTCAACATCACTTTCTTCACTCCTCGGGAGAGGTACAACAGGAAGTACAACCTGGAGCTTGTGAAGAGAGCTCTCTTCAGGAGCTTCAACATCAAATCTATCATCAATGAAAGAGAGGACCTTCTTGTGAGGGACAAATATAAG GTGTCTGGCACAGCAGCCAAGCTGGGTCGTCTCACGGCATACCATCACTGCACCCTTCTAGTCAACGCCAACAAGGCGGATCTCAGCAAGGCACTTGCTAAACGAGAG CATGGTATACAGACAAACGCGACTGCGTCCACGCGCTCCCCGGTGGCCAACCTCGGGGACCTCAACAACCAAGTGACGGTCGAGGGGCTGCAAACGGCCGTCGGCTACGAGTTCTTGAGGACCCCTGCCCTGCAACTCGACGACGGCGGTGAAGACCAGATCGCGAAGCAACGTGGGTTCCAGTTCGTCAACCCGACCGACCAGTGGTTCCCTG GTCTAGCGGAAGTCAGGAACGAGCTGCAGAGCTGGGACTGGTGTTTCGGCAAGACGCCGATATTCACCGTGAGCCGAGCGTTCCCCGTGCCGGCTGAGCTACTTGCACCTTCGCGGTCGTACGGAGCCACGCAGGAGCTGATCATCAACATGACCGTGGACAAGGGTCTGATCGACGACGTGACGCTGAGCATCCCGCCGGGGCTGGTGGCGTCGGGCTTCCACGGCGAGGCGGAGGTGGTGACGCAGCTGCGCGGGAAGCGCTTCACGGCTGAGGCGCTGGCGGCGCTGCAACAGGCGCTGCTCACGCGCCACCACCGCCCCGAGAGGAAGCTCGACGACACGGAACAGTTCGTCGCCAAGTGTTTCGACCAGGTTGTCAACACGGTCTAA